The genome window GTTGGTAAGGATTTCGAGGAGGCGTTGAACCAGCTAAAAGTTAAACACCTCAAATCATCAGTAGCATATCCACAGTCCAATGGACAGGTGGAGATAACCAACAAGACAATCCTTCAGGGATTAAAAACGGTTCTTGGAAGCAGGCAGAAATTGGGTAGACGAGTTACCTAATGTCCTGTGGGGCTATCGCACCACACCAAAAACAACAACGGGAGAAACGCCATTCAGGTTGGCATATGGAACTGAGGCAGTGTTGCCGGTGGAGATAAGTATGGGGTCTCCAAGGGTGGAGATGTCCACACCAGAGTCATCAGAGGAGGGTCTATGCCTCAATTTGGATTTAGTAGAGGAGCTGAGAGACTCCACACGTTACAAGGTGGATAAGTATCAACAAAAGGTTGCAACTTACTACAACTCTAAGGTGAAAGTGAGGCAGTTCCAGGTGAATGACTTGGTGTTAAGGGAAGCAAGCGCGTCAATGCCAGCTAAACTTAGCAAGATGTCGGGCCCATGGGAGGGACCATACAAGATTGCTCAAATCATAAGGCCTGGAACATATCGCCTAGTCGATCTCAATGGGTCACCAGTTCCCAATACATGGAACGCGGTGCACCTCAAAAAATATTTCCAGTaattttagaagttcaaagGCGAGAGGACAGTTTTTGGGGATCAAAGTTAATAGTATGTTATGGAAGCAAGTAAGGGAAATCTTTTGTAATGACAATTCGAAGCAGTTCACTCTTTATATCCAAGTTTATAACATTTCAACTACTAAATTCCGGGTTACCTGGGTACCTTTCACATTTGATTATGTTTTACAAGCAACGCATACTTCACAGTTCATTACCTTTTTTCAAAAGTTCACAAATGAAAATGACAACTACAGCTCAGAATACTTCAAAGTCTATCTTATATATTCAAGAAAAGCGTGATTGCAACCATTCATAGTTATCGACAAAAAGCCCAACAGCCTCTCTCTCACACTTACATTATTAACGTATAAACTCATGGAACTGGCAAGTTTACGTgcataatttacaaaaaatgaCTTGCAACAAACAGTTTTGTCACCAAGGGAAAATAGAGGTACGCGTCGGAAACAGTAACACGGTttcttacaaatattttttcacATAATATTGTTTAATCAATATACGTCTAACATATTATATCAAGAATAGTGCCCAAAGAACTCTTCAACTAGTATCTTGCAAAAGGAAACAGAGCAATATAGTCAACGCAAACGAAAAGAGAAGAACAATAAAGACTCAAACAAAGTGATTACGCATTCagttcacaaagatcatcaagTTCAGCAAAAGGTTCAACAAAGGACAAACACGCAACATAGTTCAAAGCAATAGGTAATATAAGTCTTCAAATACATAAGCAAAGGGGCATTCCTCAGCAAATAGCGACCAATCAAGAGCGAGATGGGGCAGGACGGGTTGAGGAGCCAGCCGCGTCACGAAGACGAGCAAGGTCTTCACAATGCTTCTGAAAGGTATGATCAGTCATATCATATCCGGCTTTCACTGCTCGATCACGACAGAGAGAAAAACCAATTTCCAAAGACTTCACAGCATCATTGTTACTCTTCCTCAAAGCCTCACGAGCGTCCAGAAGTTCACCCTCCAAATTCTTCTTTTCCTCCAACAAATCCACAAGAGTGGTGGCATTGTCAGTCTTCATTTTAGCAATGGTAGCATTCAAACCGGACTCTATGGATTGGTAAGAGACAATCAGCGCATTCAAAGACCTCTTATCAGTCGACAGGTCTTTCATTTGCTTCTTAATGACCTCAATTTCATCCAAGAGATCGCGCTCCTTACGCTTCATCTCGGCAACTTGATTATCAGTAAGAGACTTTTGATCTTTAAGAGCATCAATTTCATCATGTAAGCGATCCTTCGCACTTTCATCAACGCAAGGAGGGGTCAAAGACAACAGAGCCCCAAAATCAGCAACAAGCTAAAAAGGAAAAGCGTCGAAACAGGGTTAAAAAATGAATCGTAAAGTACATATTAAAGCACAAAAGATAACAAACAAGACAACAAATACTTTTCACATACTTGGTCAAGATGACCCTTAGCAACAGCCATTGCTTGGGGAAAAGAGCCAGTCACAGGAGCCTTGGGAGGCCGGGTGACATCAGTAACTTTAGAGCGAGAGTTACTCTTGGATTTTTTGCAATGCACACGGGAGGGGCCTTCAGTGTCTTTACTATAGCGTTTGCGCTCTTTCTCTATCAACAAATCCACAACTTCATTTTTGGGGGGATCTACAGAGGAATCTGGCTCCATATCCAATGCTTTTGGGGTTTGATCGGTAGGCCGTGAGGTCTCTTCGTCCCCCTTTTCACTAGCAGATTCAGGAGCTCGAGCCACAAGGGACGTAGCGCCTCTTTGAGCCAATAGCGCCATAATGGACTTGCTGATCATCTTGGGGGACTTATTAATCAAAGCACGCAAGGGCGCCCCTGCCACTGCGAATAACAAAACAAACAACTAGAATTAGAAACTGGAAACAAAAAGAAATACAAGATACAGACAAGATATCTTACGACAGCGTTTAATCAAAAAATCATCATTAGAAAAAAGTTCAGAATCGTATTTCTCCTTAGTGCTGTGAAAATGTTTCAGATCAGACTCGGGTAAAGAGGGCAGATGATTCAAGGCATGCAACCAAACTTTAGAGACATCACCCCAGGGCTTCACAGAGCCTAGCTCGTGACCCGCAAAATACATCCATTTAACTTGATAGCCAGGGTTGGAAGGCCTCACAAACACTAAGCGAGTGCGCCGGGGTTTTTTATCTAGATACAATTGCCCTCCGGAAATTTTAAACTGGAAAATAGATAGCAGCAAGTCAACAGTGGGTATTTTCTTGAGCTCATGACTCCGAGCAGCCACCCCCGCAATTTGGATCACAGCATTTGGTGACAATTGCCCAAGGCCACATCCCAAAACTTCAAGAACAGCAGAAAAGAGTGGGTGCATGGGTAATCGCAGCCCATACTTAAAGAACAACAAGGGGATGGACTGCCAATCGCTCCGAGGCGAACGCCACATACCATCTGTGGGTCCGGGCAAATGAAAAGTGTAACCCTCACCCACAATCCCATAATCTTCCAACTCAGCCAATTCAGAAGACTCCGAGGTAAGAACGCTCCGATAATTATAAGACGAGGTGGACCCAAAAACTCTGTGCAAATCATTCGGAAGACAAGAAGGAAGGGTCAAGGGTCTGTTTTGGGAACGGGTTGTGCGagttctgtttttagggggGCTTTCGTTCTTAGAAGACTCAAGAGCACCAGTAAAGGTAGCAAGGCTGTGGGAAGAAGGGTGAGGGACATGAAAGGGCTCCAGAGGACTTAAGCCACTAAACACATCGCCCCCATCGTAGACGGAATCAGTCTCGGTAGCCGAAGAAGATCGCGAGGTTCTTGCAAGGGAAGCCatgattaaagaaaaagaaaaagaaaaataagataGGGGAGTAAGAGAATACCTAGTACGATGAACTGAGAAGAAGTGGAGAGGGGAGAGTAAAGGGTGTACAGAAGAAAAGATGGAGATGGCGTGGGGAAATCAAAAGGAAAGTATTTAATCAAGACAAATAGTCAGTCCCAAGGCAGAGGTCAAGTCAAGAGGCGGAAGTGGTCAAAAAGTCATCACGAAAATTTGGAAAATTCAAATCAAAGAAACAGAAATAAAAAGCAAAACACAGCACGGACTCTTGTAGGCTCATCTAAAGATCAGTCCAACTTAAGGGGGGACAAATCTTGGGCCTCAGCCCGGGAAAGAGACAGCCCATTAAAAGGACACAACCCACGACAAAGAGCCCAAGGTGGTGACACATGCAAAGCACGTGAGGACAGCAGTATAAAAGCCAAAACATGAGCACAGGAGAAGAGGTGGCAAATCTGGaatataaacatacatatatatacatacatacaataaAGATAGTCCAGCAAAACGAAGAGGGAGAGAAAAGAAGAGAGAAACTGATGGCGGTGGAGAAGCAACAGCGGTGATGGCTGCCGGCAGCGCGAGGGAAGAGGGAGGAACAAGGGGAAATCGGGGGAGAGAAGTAGAAAgagagaagaaaaagaagagggCGGTGGGGAAAGTGATTACCGGGAGAGCACGgaaagagggagagggagatgaTCTagagtttttgtttttgtttttccttgattttcttttttaactaaaaacatGAGAATTAGCCACGTTGCTGAGTGAGTCGTAGAAAACGAACACGTGTCCTGGAATTGGACACGCGCCCCTACCTGCTCAGTTTCAAACCGATTTTGattaaataacaaaacattCTACGAGTAAAAATAATTCGAAAAATTCccgaaataattttaaaattcctgcaataatcaaaaattaataaaatgaaattttcataattttttgaaatagttttaaatttaataataaaccCGCAACTAATTATAAacagaaaatcatttagagctaaataattgataaaataatattcaacaTATTTCGATcaaataatgatatttatttatcaatACAAAAGTACAGAtcgttatacatatatattatcatttttcGCATGtgaggttctgctgcagaaccctaactaatactagaaataaggtaagaGTTCTATGAAAGCTCTTTCTAATGattctctcttgaacatgagCCATTTGTTAATATAACTtcataaaatttcaattaattaatactaaaacactaataaaataatgttaaaatttaaattatatatataatatataataaatttaaaattatatgatcaAGAACAGGTTTAAGGCTAGTACATTTTACAGTATCACTATTCGGttgatatatatttacatttcacacttaaaatttgatataatatactGTTTTTTACAAATagtgttaaataattaataattcaatgataaaaaaatttgcaaCTGCTCCGGTGACGAATATAACATTGTAATGTTGGGAAGTTTTTAGACTTTAACTAAATGCAAGTATGAACCTAAGCAAATTTCTTTCTCATGATCTTGAAGTTAATTTGTCACCTCAAGGCAAACATTGTCCCATCAACATTTACAGGCGCCAGTCAGCTGGGCATGAAAGAGCTGAGGATAGTATCACATGAACAAatcatgaaattatataatctaCACTTCAGTTAAATGAACTTTGTCGTTCATGTTTGGCGGTGTTCCTTCCCAAAGCTCTGTCAACTCTCTTCTCATCCATGATATAACTACTATAGGCCCAAGAGTAGACGGCAcctattatttaatttaatcaaagaAAAAAATCAGCGATTATAATTCATGTTCTATATATTACTTTTCCAATCTCAATACGGCAAGTCATGGATATGCATAAAGATACAAGAAACACTATAATTCTACAGATGCTGACTGCAGACACATGCTTTATAATCCCATACGAAACATCTTATAGACAAAAAAGATCTCTGAGCTTCAAATTATCCCCATTACCAGGTAAGATTGATATGTTAATGGAAGTAAATCGGAATGTTGTTGTATACCTCCTCTATTGACTATTCCCCCCAGTATCAACtaacaaaaaggtgcaagagAGAGGGGGTGAAGAGCATTGTGGACATAGGATATATTTATGATCATTAATAAAAGGTAAGAGATTGTATACCAGATACAGCAGGGCCGGTTGAGGAGAGTGTGTCAAAAGACCAGCTGACAAAGCAGTTATCAGACCTATTGCATATCCGGAGAGGGCATACCAGATGTATTTATGTCCTTTAGAAGACTGTATATCCAAGGGACTCACAGAAACCTTCCCCTTTCTATGATCAAAACTAAGAACTAGTGCTAAAAGCATCGAAGGAATAGCCTGTCAACACAGCAGAGTTTATGAAAAATGCTTCAGCAAGGCACTGAGAAAACTAAAGAGTGAAAAGATTACAGTGTAACATTCCTTTGCAAATTTTGAGAACTGAATAAAACATAGGTAGTCTTTACTGTATAAACTCAGAACACTGGTATTATACTAATGAAAACTACTAATCATGTACTTCTCTATTGCTgatacaaaaaattgaaaaaatccgaatatttcattttttcttgGTGCTTTTACACATGACGCGAGTTGCTCGATAATAGTACCCAGACATGGCTAAAAGTTAAAGATTATGAGGATTGCATGTACATGATTGGAAGAGATTCAATCACGGGGATTATTACTGTTAAAATATGACAAAGTgcatataaatttaaatcaaaGGTACAACCTGACATGTATATTGCGTTGCTTCAAGACTTCCAGGATTAACAATATGTAGTAACAGGCAAACAAATCATATTATTGCacctttataaaaaatattcatattattgtGATCACAACAATGCTACCAGATTTCAGCAAAGCCCAACAATATGATTAACTGAACACGCAATGCAACAACATGCAGCAATTTAGTATATGAAGTAGGGCTTAAGCCCCCTAAATTCATGTAGACAACTAGATTAATTGAAATAAGATGTTTTTACCATGTCGCCAAGACCAAGCATCATGAAGTCACTAGCACTATTTCCAGGAACTATACCACCTAACAAATTTCTTGGGAGCACAATCTTAACCGGCAACTCCAGCTTTTTCGTGATCATTTGCAAACCAGGAAGACTCAAGCTATTAGCCACTGTGTGAACAGGGTTGGATGCTTGCTGAGTAGCTACTGAAACCATCACATTTGCACCAAAAATCCTTTCAGAGTAAAAGACCCAAAATATGTCATAAACGAACAGACAGACAAGGAGCATTGCACATATTTTAATGTTGGGAAGACGCACGTGACTCACAAATGCAACACAAAGAGAGATTCccaacaagttgtttaacaACCAATGCCCAGATATAAGCCATGCCACAACAATTGCAGAGCACAGCAACAAAAGAAGCCCTTCAATCCGTGTAAAGGCCTTGGAGCAACACCGACATACGTGTGGGTCCGCCAAACCAAAACGTGACTTCAGGTGAGCAATAAAAGGTGACAGAAAGAAGTACAGAGATGATGCGGATGCAATTGTAGTGAAAGCAGTGAGGAGTTGTGAAACGGAAGAGAATAAGTAGAACATCAAAAGCAAGCTACAAGAGCTCATTACAGGTATCATAAGAGCTTGTGATCTGTCCAAAGTGATGGTTGCTTCTGACATGTCACGATTTTTCTCCATATCTTTCCCATAATTTAAAGCTCGAAAGGCAGATCCAAATGTCACAGCTACTGCGGTCAAAATGAGGGTGACAGGAGCCGGCTCTAACAAGTATACAAGCTTCCACAGAGGTTCCATCTTGACAATATTTGAACGTCTAATGAAGCTTGAAGCTCACAGTTTCTTTATGTGCATCAATATATAAACCAAACGCACATTCCAGTTACAAGCCTTTAAAACTAAGCCCACTCGTAAAAGTAATTAATTTACCGCCTGAAATCCATGCAACCTGCAACACCATCCAAAAGGACCAAAACCAAAAGCTTGGTTAAAATTTGTATCCAATGTACTCCCTAAACACAATGCGGTATGGCACATGCACACAACACCAGATAAACAACCCCATTTTTAGCTTGCTCGTTTCATCAATATAGCTCATATTTCAATTTCCTACATCCTAGCTCCAAAACACAAATTTAGGCAATACCATATAGCATCGATGTTTCAATCAATGGACTATCTCAACTAAAAATTAATACTCCACACAAAACCCCAAATATATCATTTCTAATGTATATCAGTATATCCACAATATCTCCAACTTTTGGTAAAAACGAAAACCTGAATCAACAAATATATCTACAACCACAACACAAAATTAGTCCAATATCTCAATCCACAAAACTCAAATACACACAAAAACCTGAATATCTAGGGCTTGCAAAACGTAAATACAATACTTACACGAATTGATTCACTAATACTCTAAAATAAACAGATATTTTCTTCAATTCAAGCAATCAAGGACTGTAAACAGATGAATTACACAATAACACAATcagaaaaatgaaattaaacagGCTTGTTTGTTGAGCTCAGTGGATCTAAAACGAAGCAATCGAGAATTCTttaaataattgagaaaaattatatatacatcgACATGATTGTGTAAAATTGATGAAAGATGAGATGGACTTACATTGGACTAGAGAAAATATCGCAGGCGAATCGTTGATGAGAGTGTAGTACAAAGTCCAAATTAAAGCACCATTGATGTGGAGATTTCCGTTTTCGCCCATTTTTACGCgtcatgttattttatttacctTTTTAGTCCACTAAGCAATCAATTTTTGTTTTTCGGGACAAGAGTTTTCgtttttaaatacttaaattttagttgataaaataaaattaaaattaacaatACCGTGTTTTTTCTCCTTTTCTTAGATCAAAATTCAATTGCACGAGGACGAGAGCCTCGTgggtaggggtgagcattcggtcggttcggtccaaaaccggaccgaaccgaatagaccgagaaccgaagtttagattttttttggaccgaaccggaccgaagttttataatggaccgaaccggaccgaaccgaaataattcggttcggtccggtccggaccgaaggaaccgaaattattttaaaaataaaaaaatattatattttttaactaaaatttatgatttattttaaaattttcatattaattaatcacccccaatacattaaagatacatataattaaatttacaaactagatattataattataacatataagatacatatataatataaatatgaattaaaattatatatattttggacaattcggtctattcggtccggaccgaaataattttttacggaccggaccggaccgaactttatttcggtctattcggtccggaccgaatggaccgaactttcagaaaattaggaccgaaccgaaccgaatttacacggttcggtccggtttttcggttccggttcggttttgctcacccctactcgTGGGCAGGGATGATGTGGAGATTTCCGTTTTCACCCATTTTTACGCCTCATGTTATTTTGTTTTACCTTTTTACTTCAGGAGAATTTTCAAGGGAACAAAACCTTTAGCTAAATTGTCTACATAACATTTAGGTGTCAATTTTTAGAGAATATATAAAAGTTTTGGACTCCAAACATATTCCCTTTAGCAAAAATTATAGattgattggctatatttgTTGACCCGACAAACCttttaggtataattttagcAACCATATTATACATAATACTATTGGAGTGTCTACCCTTCCCCTTaggtaaaaatttatataatcattattttattatattttagctaaCAGTTTTTGTTATCACCCTTCGAGATGCTCAgcaatcaattttttatttttcgagaCAAGAGTTATCGTTTTTAAATACTTGAATTTcagttaatataataaaattaaacttaATAATGCCGTGTTTTTTCGGTTCTTCTTCGATCAAAATCACGAGAACGAGTGCTTGGTTGGGTGGATGATGACTAGTCGGGTCGGTTCAGAtttcataaaattcaaatttgatcTATTATGTTTGAGTTCGGTTCAGGTTTAATTTCGAAGATTGAAACAAAATACTTAGCTCTGATCTCtcggatttttttaaattttgtttcatttttgagtttaatttggattttacaataataattaattagaaaataataaattaatattattgtaaCAATATCATAAGTAACACGCTTTTTTTAATGTTTAGATTATAAAACTAGCAGCTAACAAAGATCAGTGTAATAattgagattttgattttttattaaatttaggttAAGGATGCGACTTACTCCCGGCATCTacgtgtgtttatatataaaaaactaatatagtgtatgttgtgccataaaacctccctgggcttattttatagcccatcatattatttgggcttcacttgggcttattggaatcatttggttaaggataatgggcttcaccatagctgggtgaatcattgaaggtgtacaagaaggtatatggacttgcattggaagcataatgaagactgccatcagaatggggttgcacctgaaggcgctttaggggttaccgctgctaggggttaccgctaagtgcatcttGGTTTGCAGTTAGGGGgtgcagctagggga of Daucus carota subsp. sativus chromosome 3, DH1 v3.0, whole genome shotgun sequence contains these proteins:
- the LOC108210541 gene encoding signal peptide peptidase-like 1; its protein translation is MEPLWKLVYLLEPAPVTLILTAVAVTFGSAFRALNYGKDMEKNRDMSEATITLDRSQALMIPVMSSCSLLLMFYLFSSVSQLLTAFTTIASASSLYFFLSPFIAHLKSRFGLADPHVCRCCSKAFTRIEGLLLLLCSAIVVAWLISGHWLLNNLLGISLCVAFVSHVRLPNIKICAMLLVCLFVYDIFWVFYSERIFGANVMVSVATQQASNPVHTVANSLSLPGLQMITKKLELPVKIVLPRNLLGGIVPGNSASDFMMLGLGDMAIPSMLLALVLSFDHRKGKVSVSPLDIQSSKGHKYIWYALSGYAIGLITALSAGLLTHSPQPALLYLVPSTLGPIVVISWMRRELTELWEGTPPNMNDKVHLTEV